The Methanophagales archaeon region CTCTCCTCTATTCACTCCGGGGAGCACATGACACTCAAACTGTTCGATGTATGTATTATTGTCATATGTACTGAGTACTACACGTTCAAACTTTTCTGGCTCTTCAAAGATGTACTTTATCTTCTCTTTTATCAACCGTCGCTTATCCATCCCAATAATGGCATCTCGCTCGATTCCAAAGAACTCTTCTATTGCATGGTTAACCCATACGACCCGGAAATGGTCATCAAGGATGATAATACCGCAGGATAACGAGCCAATAGCATCATCCATCAGACTTAAGTATTTCTCCTTCGACTCCCGCAACGCGTCTTCCATCTGCTTTCGCTCTATCGCAATGGCTATCTGGTCTGCTACGAATTTGAGCATCTCCAGGTCCTTATCCGAATACGCGGATGCATCATGGTAGTTAAATAGGCACATAGCGCCCATGACCTTATCCTTTACTCTTAGCGGTGTGCCAAGCAAGACCGCGGGTAGTGTCTCAGCCTTCTCATGGGTCAACCTGCTGATAAGTTCCGTGGTGGCGATAAGCGTTTTCCCGTCCTTTATTAGATAGGATGCGAGAGTTTTCCACCATAAACTAAGGGAACTCTTCTCTTTCACATTCGCAGGATAAACCAGATTCAAAGATTCCTTTTTATCATCGTAGAGAATGATACAGATGCTGGTGTTTCTCATAGGCTCATTCAGATACTCATGGACAGAGCGGAATAGTTCATCGAGGTTCTTTGCCCTGCTGGCAGCATCTGCGACCTTAAACAGGAGTGACTGCCGCTTCCCATCCCCTCTACCCGGTTCTTCCAAACTCATTTTCTACAATTTTTGTAGAGGATGTATAAATAGTATTCAGTTTAGGACAAAATTGCTTTAATTGAACAATGTTTCAAAACATTAACTATATATCAAGTACTTGTCCATCGTACTTTTATATGGCAACCATTATAGAAGGTGAAGAAGAGATATCAGTGAGGGATAGAAGTGTAATAAAAGGGCAAAAAGGGCAGAATATCCAGAATAGTATCCGCATCGCTGTTTGCTCTGAGCTGCGCAGGCGAATCATCATCGCTTTACGTGAGGGCAAGAGGACGCTGAGCGAGTTGAGGGATTCACTCGGGGTAAGTTCTACAACTGCAATACATGCATTGAGGGAGCTTGAGAAGGAGAATATAATCTTTCAGGACGAATCGAGGAAATATGGGCTGACGAGGATAGGGTATGTTATAGGATTAAAATTGAGTGATTTCGTTGATGCTGTGGAAGTGCTGAAGAAGCACGAGGACTTCTGGCTTACGCACGACCTCAGCGGTATTCCAACGCATCTGCTCGAGAAGATCGGGTGGTTGAAGGGCTCAATTCTTCTCGAAGATACTGCTATTGATATTTTTAAAGTCCACACGAGTTTTATTAACTTATTAGCGAGTAGTAAGCAGATAAGGGGAGTATCTTCAATTTTCGTTCCTGAGTATCCGCCCCTGTTTGAGAAGTTAATTCTAAAAAAAAGGGCTGATGTGGAACTTGTAATAACAGAAGAAGTGTTCAATAAAATGTTAGAGGTGATAAATCAAGAAGTATTAAAAAAGGCAATTAAGGATGAAAATTTCAAATTTAAACTATACACAGTGGAAGAAAACATAAAGGCTGCTTTTACTGTTACTGATTATTTCCTCTCCCTCGGACTGTTTCATGTTGATGGGTCTTATGACTACAATAGAGATATCATAAGCTATGGTAAAGAAGCGATTGAATGGGGAAAGGAACTTTTCGAGTGGTATTTAAAGCGAGCAAAACCAATCTTTCTTTGATTTTTAGCAGTTAATGCTGTGATATCCAAGGTAGCAGAGGACAGGAATATAAAAGCCGCGGGTATAAAAGTTAGTTTTTGCAATTTTCTCAAGAATCTTTACTTATTGCTTGATAATTTTGTGTCTTTATTGATCATAAGTTCTATATTCATTGCCATGAATGCTTCTTTATTAGCCTATTTCTCTTTCTTACTCTACAATATAAAGGTTAATTTTAGCTTACTTCTTGCTTCTTTCTCACTCACTTTTACAGTATACAACCTAAATAAACTGACGGATATAAAAGAAGATTTAGTAAATGTGCCGGAAAGGGCGGGATTTATTGAAAAGAATAAATGTTTTGTTACATGGGCTACGATAGTATCTTACTTTACTGCTTTATCATTATCTTTTTTACAGAACCCTTTTGCTGTTTTTATAATCCTTTTCCCTTTCGGTATCGGAATCATATATAGCATAGAAATATCAAATTTCCGACTGAAAGACATAACAGGCATAAAAAATATTGTT contains the following coding sequences:
- a CDS encoding winged helix-turn-helix domain-containing protein — protein: MRDRSVIKGQKGQNIQNSIRIAVCSELRRRIIIALREGKRTLSELRDSLGVSSTTAIHALRELEKENIIFQDESRKYGLTRIGYVIGLKLSDFVDAVEVLKKHEDFWLTHDLSGIPTHLLEKIGWLKGSILLEDTAIDIFKVHTSFINLLASSKQIRGVSSIFVPEYPPLFEKLILKKRADVELVITEEVFNKMLEVINQEVLKKAIKDENFKFKLYTVEENIKAAFTVTDYFLSLGLFHVDGSYDYNRDIISYGKEAIEWGKELFEWYLKRAKPIFL
- a CDS encoding UbiA family prenyltransferase, translating into MISKVAEDRNIKAAGIKVSFCNFLKNLYLLLDNFVSLLIISSIFIAMNASLLAYFSFLLYNIKVNFSLLLASFSLTFTVYNLNKLTDIKEDLVNVPERAGFIEKNKCFVTWATIVSYFTALSLSFLQNPFAVFIILFPFGIGIIYSIEISNFRLKDITGIKNIVIALSWSVAGAFLPLTVSFRGLTLISLIFYFFFTKLFINTVLFDIRDIEGDRMSGVRTIP